A genomic window from Gammaproteobacteria bacterium includes:
- a CDS encoding (2Fe-2S)-binding protein, translating into MYRRRDPISDSIIIWFCDRRIEAAADDSVAAALLAASISCFGRTAVSGAPRAPFCMIGNCFDCLVEIDGETNLQACLVTVREGMRIRPHPGNGFGDNGEKGEA; encoded by the coding sequence ATGTACCGGCGTAGAGACCCAATCAGTGACTCAATCATAATCTGGTTCTGTGATCGGAGAATCGAGGCTGCAGCGGACGACTCGGTTGCGGCTGCACTGTTGGCTGCCAGCATTTCGTGCTTCGGACGAACAGCAGTCAGTGGAGCGCCACGGGCCCCGTTCTGCATGATCGGCAATTGTTTTGACTGCCTGGTCGAGATCGACGGTGAGACCAATCTGCAGGCGTGCCTGGTGACGGTGCGTGAGGGCATGCGAATCCGCCCCCACCCAGGCAATGGATTCGGTGACAACGGGGAAAAGGGTGAAGCATGA